The sequence TTGGTGGCGATATACTAGCAGGGATACCAACATTAAACGGGTTATATCTAACAGCTTTGATGGCTCCACACCATTCCAAAGTATCTCCCGCGGATCTCTGGGGAAATGTGAAAGTACCATTAATGTCAAGCTTTGGCTCCTCTATCAAAGCTAATTCCAGTGGATGGTACGACATTAACCAGCACGAAGTGCTATATTCCTCCCTGATCGGTGTTCCCACCATAGGGCTCTCGCAGATAGGAAACAGCACCTTCAACATGGAGACATCTTACTTTGACATCGACTGCTATAATCTAACGCAGGCCGAGCCCGTGTCCCTCGAACGAAACATCACATTTAAGACCCACAAGGACACTCCGCCACCTCGTGTCGTTCGCTTCCCAGGCGGCGCGTACATCGGGTCAAATGGCACTGAGGATTGCTCAAAACACAACTGCCAGATCTCGTTTTCTCTAGGAATGAGCCATTACGTTAAGGATTGGAGCTACCCAAGCGGAAATTCCACATTATTTCGTAAGGTTAAAGGGAACGAGGAAACAATCCTCTCATCGCCGCCAACGTTGCTTTTCCAGGCCAGACACTCTAACAAAACGGTTGCGTATTGCGGCATAAAGCGAGTCTTTGTCGAATCGGCCGTTACATGTGTCGGCGACCCGTCGCTCCTCCGCAAGCCCCAGTGCGCCGTAACTGCCACGCGAGACAGCCTCCGCCCGCATGAGGCTTCAGATATCACTCCCTTCTTGTTTGCGGGAACGTTTATAAACTTCTCTTCGCGTCTCGCCCAGTCAGCCGGCCAGGGCCACGCAGGCATAGCAACGATCACCGAACGCTACTTGAACAATACCGAGAACCCACTCCTCGCCGAAGCTAGAGAAATGGCTCTTCATAACTTACCAATAAACGCCTTCTCCCAGCGACTCACTCAAATCATAAACACATACTTCCTTCCTAGCCTTCTACCAGAGGGTATAGTCGGCAATATTTCTCTCGTTCTCTCCCAAACCCCCGTATATCAAGAGCAATCTTATGCCCACGATTCGTGGACGCGGTCTGTTCTCGCCACCGTAAACACTCCCGCAGGTGGGATCTACGTTGTCTCCGGTGGCTGGATGACCGTATTCATCGTCTCGTCTTTGGTTATGTTTGTTGCCGCGGTGTTGTCAGCCATTGTAGCTCACAGAACGTCGATCCCGGATGTCCTAGGATATGTCTCGAGCTTGACGAGAGACGCAATTTATTTTCCATTACCGAATGGAGGTTCAAGACTGGATGGGTTGGAGAGATCGAGGATTTTAAAGGATCGCTTGGTGAGGCTAGGTGATGTCCAGGGCATGGATAATAGAGCCGGGCATCTCGCGTTTGCTGAGGCGAAGGCTGCTATGCCAGCAAAGAAGGGCAGGTTTTATGGATAGACAATGCGAACACGACTTTATGCTGGACACTTGATCTTCAACTTTTAATGACTTACACGATCTGCACAAGACGGACTACCAAATTTTAATGGTGGGCATGGACTTCTgttcccaaaaaaaaaaaaggaaaaggaaaaaaaaaaagaaaaagaaaaaaaaccgaaaaaagaaaaaagaaataaaaagggagactacaagaaaagaaaatgttCTAGGTAAATAGATTCATACACAATACATCTTGAGACAATTGATACTTTATCAACATGTCACCGCGGGAAAACATCCGTATCGATATGGCctaagtacggagtagatcgGATTTTGGCGGTGAGGGTGAGCAGAATAACCACCAGGGTGCGCAATCCAACTTCACTCCCAACCTTGTCGACGGCGACCCGACATCGTACGTAATTCTTTGAGATCCTCACATCATGGATGTCCCAGATCTTTATCAGTCGCCGTCCATTCCCTCCCGCCGAAAACAACagtcctcttcttcccagGCCGTGTCCATGCTCTCGTCTCCGGCCGCGCAAACATTTGCGCATATTCACCCCTTGCTCGTGCTCTCCGGGTTCGCAATCCGGTTTCAGGCACTTGTGGATGATCCCGTATCTACATTGGCCGGTTTACTGCCTGCAGTATGCGCGGTGCAAGCTGCCTACGTGATTATCTGTCTACCTGCCGCCGGAAAGGATGGCCTtgggaaagaaaaggggaaatCGGGACACAAGCGGAGGGCTGGAGCAGCGGGCAGCAGCGGAGATGGTGACAGCAGACTGGGCGAAAGAATAGTGGTATGtaatctctctctctctctcactctctctctcttgtctTTCTCTTTCGATCGCATGTTCTACTCGATGCATTGGTCTAACTGTGAATTTACAGCCAGCAATCCTATCTCTACTTTTAACTCTCCTCCTCGGTACACCTTTTCTTACCATCCTTCTCGTACTATTTGGCGCTCCCGTTACCACACACATCACGCACACCCTCCTTTGCGCTGCGCACATGTCTGTACTCTCGGGAACCAGCCTCGTTTATGTCCACGGGACTGACAGTGCCGTATGGCGGGAAATCTGGGCCGCATCGAGGCCGGTAGATAGCGTTTGGGGAGCAGCTGTTGGAACGGGCTTGGGCGCATGGCTGGGCGCGGTGCCCATTCCGTTGGATTGGTGAGTATTATATGGATTTCGAGtcccaaaaaaaacaaaaaagaaaaagaaaaaaaaaatcaagacAGAAGGTAAAGCTAATTATGGACTCAGGGATCGTCCATGGCAAGCATACCCGATTACAATCGCCACGGGTGCATATTTAGGTTATGCGCTTGGCTCCTCAATGGGGAGAACGCCACTATTTTACGGCAAGCGGATCCAGTTCGctgacgaagaagaagatgatgaagatatcTCAACAGAAAATGAAAATCGGAAGCAGATTCAGTCGTCGGAGAATAACCCAGAGCCATCCCAAGACGCGCGAAGCAAACAGATATCACAGCAAAGCCCGAAACACAagcaaaaacaaaaaggtcAAAAGTCATAAGCCACGAGCACCGGATACTGGTGACCTAGTGGATCTCGTTAAGAACGTTCTGAACCAATATCCCACCGCAAGGATTTGTACTTATAGCTCATTACAAATAATTATACCGTTGATTCTTCTTTCCTCCTGCCTGCCTTCTAGCCAGTATAAGCAGTCTTTTGGAAATCGATCAGCCAATTCGAAACTTGGTCTCGAGGTAGTGATCAGGATACCACATCAATGGATTTCGTGCACGGTTCAGGTTCGGGCAGATTTGCCGCAGGTGGAAGTTCAGCAAATCcgctttttttctttttctttttggtaGTTTTTTGTGGTGACCAGGTGCTCCAGTTGTCCCAGCCGCCTGTACTGCCAAAGTGCTCAGGGATCGGCTCGTCTTTGGACAACTCAGGCTCCACTGGCGGAGGCGTggatatgagtgcttcaaCTGAGGCATTGAGAAGATTGCCtcttttgctcttcttctttatacTTGGAGGGGGGAACCAGGAGTTGACGGGCTCATAATATTGATTCGTTTCGGCGATTCCAATGTGCTCATTGGGTTCTTTCGCGCCGTCATCCTGATATGATGCTTCACCTTCGTCACCATCGATTGGTGGTTGTAGTGGTTCGTCCTCCGGCTGGTCGAAATGTTTGTTATCAGGCCGTTCGTCGATGCAGTCTTCTTTGTTGGTTTCTTCTTCAATAATAGCTGGGTCTTCGGCAGCAAGCCCTTCTCCATGGCAGCATTCGCTATCATTTCTCTCACTATGGATCACCAGGGCATTCTCAATATATGTCTCCAACGCGAAGACCCGTTTAAAATATATATCCACCACACTTTGCATCAGAAACTTATCAAATGAAGAGCTAGTCCCGATCTTTTCCAAAAATTGGTCTTGGCGAAACAGGTTCTCGTCCGCTTGAAAGGCCATCTCCATTTTACTCTTGATATATTCGGAAAACCATTGCTTGTCCCCCGGAAGCTTCGAATAGATGCTCCGTGCAGTCTTCAAAACCGTAAATATCGACACCGACGTGGAAGACCCGAGCTTCTCCATACATTTTTTCGCGAGTGCCTCCAGACCCTCTAATCCATATCTCCGTGCAGCATAGTAAGCGAGAACGCTCCGTTTGTACTCAGTTATCGGGTCCCACTCGATTCCCTTCTTGAGTGTCTGGTACTCGCCGGTGTATAGGTAATGCACAAGCGTGTGGCCCACGTCCTCATCCACGAGGGGCAGCCTGATTGACTTCTGGCCGGAGTGGTGACGAAAAGGCCCCGGATCTTCGTCCCATATGGTTGTTTCTCTGATAAAGTATTCTGGAATCGTGTACTCCGTTGTTTCGATACCAATCAGCAGAGTGACGGTTGATGTTGTATAGGGGCTAGATTAGATTAATCATCTTGATCTAGGTGAAGAGGACAGCAAGCCTTACGAAACTTCTGGCTGATCGTACTCTTTGATATCAGCGTAGTCGGAGGATATTTCGTTCACGCCATTCAGATGAATGATCGTCGAGCAGTCAGCGGTCTCCATCTCGGGAGAGAACTTCTTTCTCCTGTACAGaggctttttctttttcggaTTCATCCGCCAAAAACTAAATCTTTAGGGGACAATTCTTAGGTTGTtgaagaaagggaaaattAAGGGATGTGGACAGTAGGATCCAACGGCCTTCTTGTAGCAGTCATCGGGTGGGAGGGGCAAGTTCATTCTGAGCTGTCCATGATCCGCACTGCCAATGATAAATGCGATGGTATGAGCCTTATTTAGGCAGAAAATTGACGCCCAATGTAGGCCCGCCAACTCAGATTTACATGCTACACCGGGAGATAAAGGATGGGTAGAGGGGGGTTTGGTTTGCTCGGGCTCAGATGCCGCCCAACCGTTTGGATTGGCTGTTAAGTCGCATCATCTATATACAACAGAACATGCAGTTCTGGAAAGGAGGAGAATGAGATTGCACCAATAAAAATGGCTATACACTGCAACTGAGATTGGCTGAATAGATCGGAATGCAATGGATTAAAATCATGTGGTGTACCAGAGaattgtgaaaaaaaaaaaatgatgACCTCCGAAAGAGTATAATGATGCGGTTATCCTTCATGCAATGGGGGGAGGAATATCGACGGAAAGTTGATTGTCCCGGAGGATAAATGCGAGAGATGAcggaagagaaaagaatttTACCATCACACCAGTGACCATGGCCAGGGTATCATAACATGGGAGCATGTAGCTGGGAAAAGGAGACCAATATGGTCAATGCCAAATGGAAATTCTGATAAACATGGAATGtatgccaaaaaaaaaaaaaaaaaaaaaaaaattccgGTTTTGACCTGCAATCGAGAACCGGAGGAATTGGAAGAAATCTTTCGTCAAACCATTGTATGCAAACTATTAACTCCTCCCCATAATTTTGTCAAATGGATTCAGCCGATGAAACGAACTCTCCGATTTCATCGGATAACTCTCGAGTGACACATTCCCGCTTTTCGCTCCGCTGCTTTCACTGTTCTGCCGCCACATCCCCGAGTCCATGCGATCATGCCCCATATCTGGGTGTGACGACGTCGTAGAGGGAGAATCGGGGCTTGATGGGCGGAGAAAACTAGCCTGTCCAGAAGTCAGTCCGCCCCGAAGGATTTGCAGTTCTCGCTGCAGCTGGAGAACCTGCTTCTCAAGATGCTTCCGGGCTGCTTGTTCTCTGCGGACAATGGTTGTGAGAGCGCTGTACTGTTCGACGCTAATCCCCGGAGAGAATGAGGACGGAGTGATCGGTGGTGATGAGTGCGCTGTTGCGGTGTGTGGACGTAAGGTAGCGGTGCTGGTACGTCTGTCGGTATTCGTAGGTGAAGTTCGAGGCGGTGCGGGATCATGACCGGGCGAAACGCGCAAGAAACTCGATAGCGGAGGAAGTGGCGGTTGTAAAGCCGGATTATGAGGCTCAGTTTTGCACTCCTTCGAAGAAAGCGTGGATGGATGTGGCTGGATGGGCGATATATCAGATCCCTGCATCTTCCCAATTGCGAACTCCAAGTCCATCATTTTCACCTCGAGCGTTGCTACACGTTGCGTGAGGCTGGCGCTGTTGTCCTCTTGTATATTAGACATCAAATTGCCGAAATCGAATTGCCCCAGCTCGCCATTTGGAGCAAGACTCTCCACTCGAATTTCAGTGGGATCTTTTTCCTCTGCGGCTGTACTTCGAGTCTCGGGCCTATCTTGGATGGGGTCGGGCTCGATTCGCTTGTCAAAACTGGCCCTCCAAAGTTTCATCTCATCACTCCGTCGCCGCCACTGTATCGGCGACATGCGATGTGCTCTAGCTGATTCCCTCAAACCGTATGCGCTCCGTGAACGGCGTTTAAGCTGGGTATCGGTCTTCCGTGAAGAAATCACCGTGCTCTTCCCGTCTGTTGGTGACGGCGGTGCACTCCCGTCTTTAGAGCCTTCGTGCGCGATCTTTGATGCCAACTCCCGTGCTTCATCCGTCGACAGAACAAGGCTCGGCAGCGTTGCTCTTCGACGTGGGCGTCGTCGCTGTGATATTAACTGGGATGCGTCCTCTGCCTGCTCTGTTTCTTCTGGCGGAGACGGGAGTGCAGCAAATATGGCTTCGGTTGGAGTAGCAACACGGGAGAGGTGTTCCGGGGACGACGGTGACTTGATGGAATAGTGACCAGTTCTCGAAACCGTGACAAACGGGCTATGAGAGCTCAGTAACCCAACGGAGCCTTGCGAGGGAGTCGTAGGATGGTCTTTCACGTGAAAACCCTGCTGCTGAGCGGCAGGATCACTCTTTCGTTTGCGACCAAATAGTTTGCGCATGACTGTCCTCAGTGTGCTGGCCCTGCGACGATGCATTGTAGGGCTCTGGCCCGCTGATATCGAAACAGAACTCTGAGGGTCATGGGAGGCGAAGCGATTATGATATGATGTCCGGTCAGTGCCGTCAAAGGGCAAGGAAGAGTGCATGGGTGGATAGGATGCATGTGTCTGGCGCTGGGATGGGTCAGAGGCAATAATTGGGGTGAGCGGAGGATAGGTATTAGGACCTTGGCTGCTCTCGGTTCTTAACGCCGGGTTACTTAACGGGGCAGAGATCCTAAGATCTGCTCGACGAGGGCTCATTTTGTTGGGGCTGTTCGTGCAAGCCCACCTCGGAGCACGGATATGGAGCACAAGGGGGATTTTGGTCCTGGTTGGATGGACTCACAACGGGATAAGGTTAAGGGTAACTGCGGGACTTTCTAGAAAGGAGAGATGGGCAATCGGATGGTATGATTTGTTATTTTTCCCCGTTCCCTCACAAGGAACGACGGTGTCTCACAATCCTAGTACAGGCATCCAAACGCATGCATATCATGATCTGGACTGATGATGTGAATGAGGTTTAGTTCTCGACTGGGCTGGACGGGCCGTGAGCGCGCTAAACATGCAGGAAATGATTGGCGAACGCGACGAGGTCGCAGGGGAGCAAACGAGCGTGGAAAATGCTGAGCCAACCAACCGAAGGTGGAGCCTTGCGAGATGATAACGAAGGTGACAAATCTTCTGGTAATAACTAACATGCTCGGAGAAGCCCGGTGCAAAAGGAGAGTGAAGGCCGTCAGGGACGGAGAATATACTTCGAAAGGATTGGCAGTGTGCTGTCGTCTCATGAAAAAAATCGTCGATCAGGCATCAAGTGAGGACAGCAGAAGCCAGCCATATCCTCGGTCTTCATAAGGAGAGAGTCATGATTTCAGAAGAGCAGCGCAACCAAGGACTGAACGGGCGGTCAGACTGCCGTTGGATCGTGGGTTCGTTGAATCCTTCAGGCAGTCAGTTCCACGCCGACAAGCTCACAGCATCGGCATAGGCCCGTAGGAAGGAACGAAAagcgaagaaaaagaggaaaagaagagaaggacGAAAGAAGGGAGTCGggacgaggaagaaaaggaagaagaagaacgaaTGTCTAGTATGGTTCCCCTTGGGAGACACACCAGGGCGACAACGAAACCCAGCGTCAGAAAGGACCAGCAGGGGGCCCGACCACTGACGCTTTGCTCAAAGCGGGCGTAGTCGATCAAATAGAATGCGGggattttctttctctgctcGCTGGCTTCTCCTTCGCGCCAGGGGTAGAATCTCCACTTGGTCTGCCGCTTGAGGCACCCAAACTTAGCCATGTCACCCTGGCATCCCTGCCAGGCTGGGATCCTGAACCCGCCAGGCTGTTGTTCCAGAATCTGGGCGAGGAAGAAAGATGTTTGATCCcccttttgttttttcaATGCAGACATCCGGTATCGCTTTTTCAAGAAGATAACGAGCAACGAGCATAAAGACCCCGCAAGGCAGAATTGCTAAAGCAAGCATCAACCCGTTGGCGACGTGGGAAAAGCGTTTGTTGTCGGCCGCGTTGAGCTCGAGGCAAACCATGTGGAGGTCTTCTGGAAGCTCGTATGGCGCTGGAGAGCCCACTTTCTTTCTCCATGGACGGTCAGTCGCAAGGCTCCGAACCACTAACCACCAAAACGACAGGCTTATCAACAACGATGAGGAAATTCGTCGATGGATTGAGATCGCTGACTGCGCCAAGACTTGGCTTGCTGCCGTGTCACGATGTTCGCGTGTTGGCTTCGGCGTGCTCGCGTGCAGACAGAGCTGCTGGAATGTTCGCCTGATGGAGCACAGCATCCGACGGCAACGAAGAGAAGCCGTCGAGCTGAAACTGTCTCAGCAACAAACTGGCCTGCGCCCAGTGATCCGTGAAAAGCGATCTGTATGTACATgtctctacagagtacacaagaGCGCACAGGCTTGACTTGTCGATAATTTACCTGCGCGACATGATGCTCGCTTGCACCGTTACATGCACGTCTAACTAACCATATGCCCCTAGCTGTCCATGCTCGTAGTCGATCGACTTGTCCTCTGGCAGCGAGAACACGGTTACCAGTCTCTGTTCGTGAACTGGTCCCAGAACTTTAAGACTATCAAACTTTCTACAGAATCGGCTTATCCCCAAACGTAATGAGCCTCTGGCCATCCCGCCCCGATTAAACAGCTCTGAAACGGGCATAAATAGCGGCTAACCCGAGcagttatttctttcttAAGGGAAAAAAGGCCAAAAGGAGGAACAGTGGTGCTTGATTACGACTGCGTAccgattttcttcttttctttctgaAGACGACTGCAGCCTGGTTGGAGCAACCAGCCATCATGCCAATCCCAGACCGCCATTTTCTGACATGTAGCTCAAGCCGTCTGCATGTATTCGGCAGCATCGGGATACCGCAGATCGGAATTTTCTTCTAAATAATCCATCCACCGTTTGAGGAATGGACTCCCGCTGTCGCAAGTTTCAGTGTCAAGAAATTATGCGAGCACACAGCAAATAGGGTGCACCACACGGGCTGATCGTCGGGCTCGCGAATCCCACAGCTCGCTTCCCGCGTGTTTTGCGTGTGTGGAGCAGAGACAGGGAAGAGGTCCACTTACCGGCTGATAGTCTCAGAATCCCCACACACGCACAAATGTCTTCGTGGACGAGTCATAGCAACTATCGTGGTCGATGC is a genomic window of Coccidioides posadasii str. Silveira chromosome 3, complete sequence containing:
- a CDS encoding uncharacterized protein (EggNog:ENOG410PSW1~TransMembrane:4 (i69-93o113-131i152-184o590-613i)), which encodes MKALTKRVPTADSLRVSLAASIEYVKSWISSTSTAYDPLYFENETPRKPADVKGWPTKPGPLKKSGAAYFVRLVCDILAVAATFPFLLLGVYAAQKHGKPVVEKEWATLQESMKVAVTSFPIVFSAVMGRMTRTAATWRLERGVELGQVEQLFWSSTVFSTVSTQFLLGSFNKLTIGLLVLWALSPLGGQSSLRIVSTAARPEISKANITVLNTEKLSFFEIGGDILAGIPTLNGLYLTALMAPHHSKVSPADLWGNVKVPLMSSFGSSIKANSSGWYDINQHEVLYSSLIGVPTIGLSQIGNSTFNMETSYFDIDCYNLTQAEPVSLERNITFKTHKDTPPPRVVRFPGGAYIGSNGTEDCSKHNCQISFSLGMSHYVKDWSYPSGNSTLFRKVKGNEETILSSPPTLLFQARHSNKTVAYCGIKRVFVESAVTCVGDPSLLRKPQCAVTATRDSLRPHEASDITPFLFAGTFINFSSRLAQSAGQGHAGIATITERYLNNTENPLLAEAREMALHNLPINAFSQRLTQIINTYFLPSLLPEGIVGNISLVLSQTPVYQEQSYAHDSWTRSVLATVNTPAGGIYVVSGGWMTVFIVSSLVMFVAAVLSAIVAHRTSIPDVLGYVSSLTRDAIYFPLPNGGSRLDGLERSRILKDRLVRLGDVQGMDNRAGHLAFAEAKAAMPAKKGRFYG
- the GPI11 gene encoding Glycosylphosphatidylinositol (GPI) anchor assembly protein (EggNog:ENOG410PMW8~COG:G~TransMembrane:6 (i37-55o67-87i125-148o154-175i196-216o222-240i)~BUSCO:12744at33183); this encodes MDVPDLYQSPSIPSRRKQQSSSSQAVSMLSSPAAQTFAHIHPLLVLSGFAIRFQALVDDPVSTLAGLLPAVCAVQAAYVIICLPAAGKDGLGKEKGKSGHKRRAGAAGSSGDGDSRLGERIVPAILSLLLTLLLGTPFLTILLVLFGAPVTTHITHTLLCAAHMSVLSGTSLVYVHGTDSAVWREIWAASRPVDSVWGAAVGTGLGAWLGAVPIPLDWDRPWQAYPITIATGAYLGYALGSSMGRTPLFYGKRIQFADEEEDDEDISTENENRKQIQSSENNPEPSQDARSKQISQQSPKHKQKQKGQKS
- a CDS encoding uncharacterized protein (EggNog:ENOG410PXZA) yields the protein METADCSTIIHLNGVNEISSDYADIKEYDQPEVSPYTTSTVTLLIGIETTEYTIPEYFIRETTIWDEDPGPFRHHSGQKSIRLPLVDEDVGHTLVHYLYTGEYQTLKKGIEWDPITEYKRSVLAYYAARRYGLEGLEALAKKCMEKLGSSTSVSIFTVLKTARSIYSKLPGDKQWFSEYIKSKMEMAFQADENLFRQDQFLEKIGTSSSFDKFLMQSVVDIYFKRVFALETYIENALVIHSERNDSECCHGEGLAAEDPAIIEEETNKEDCIDERPDNKHFDQPEDEPLQPPIDGDEGEASYQDDGAKEPNEHIGIAETNQYYEPVNSWFPPPSIKKKSKRGNLLNASVEALISTPPPVEPELSKDEPIPEHFGSTGGWDNWSTWSPQKTTKKKKKKSGFAELPPAANLPEPEPCTKSIDVVS
- a CDS encoding uncharacterized protein (EggNog:ENOG410PPP1~COG:S~BUSCO:6789at33183) — translated: MSPRRADLRISAPLSNPALRTESSQGPNTYPPLTPIIASDPSQRQTHASYPPMHSSLPFDGTDRTSYHNRFASHDPQSSVSISAGQSPTMHRRRASTLRTVMRKLFGRKRKSDPAAQQQGFHVKDHPTTPSQGSVGLLSSHSPFVTVSRTGHYSIKSPSSPEHLSRVATPTEAIFAALPSPPEETEQAEDASQLISQRRRPRRRATLPSLVLSTDEARELASKIAHEGSKDGSAPPSPTDGKSTVISSRKTDTQLKRRSRSAYGLRESARAHRMSPIQWRRRSDEMKLWRASFDKRIEPDPIQDRPETRSTAAEEKDPTEIRVESLAPNGELGQFDFGNLMSNIQEDNSASLTQRVATLEVKMMDLEFAIGKMQGSDISPIQPHPSTLSSKECKTEPHNPALQPPLPPLSSFLRVSPGHDPAPPRTSPTNTDRRTSTATLRPHTATAHSSPPITPSSFSPGISVEQYSALTTIVRREQAARKHLEKQVLQLQRELQILRGGLTSGQASFLRPSSPDSPSTTSSHPDMGHDRMDSGMWRQNSESSGAKSGNVSLESYPMKSETNPNGWAASEPEQTKPPSTHPLSPGVACKSELAGLHWASIFCLNKAHTIAFIIGSADHGQLRMNLPLPPDDCYKKAVGSYCPHPLIFPFFNNLRIVP
- a CDS encoding uncharacterized protein (TransMembrane:2 (o90-112i124-144o)); this encodes MSALKKQKGDQTSFFLAQILEQQPGGFRIPAWQGCQGDMAKFGCLKRQTKWRFYPWREGEASEQRKKIPAFYLIDYARFEQSVSGRAPCWSFLTLGFVVALVCLPRGTILDIRSSSSFSSSSRLPSFVLLFFSSFSSLFVPSYGPMPML